GAAATAAAATTGACAAATACTGACAAGGTCGAAAGGCCATTTCCGAACCAATCTTGTGACCGTTCTATAAATGATaccgaaaaactaaacagaccgttttcttcaggaaacatgtATCTATTATATGTGCTTTAGATATGTTTCTGgattgtttttgaattttgaggCCGATCTAAACAGGACCTCTCAGTTAAAATGATGATTTTGGCATGTTTAACCAAAATATCACATAAAGGCGTATTTTCACAGAGATACCAGATACACCCAAACCTAGATCGAGTAGAGTTTTACAATGGTGCAAAATATCAGCCAACTTATATCTGCCATTTCCCCACCCTCAAATCGCTACAACAGCAGACAAATcagcgaattagctcatactttcattacgttccgtaagtatatcgccccttactacacttcattctttattagTGGGATGACACCTGAAGgatgattattttgattttaattctGATGACTTCAAATATAATAACAGATAATTGCAAAATTTTGCACAATTTGATTACCAAGATGAACAACTGGTTGATCAATCACCAGGTCAGTCGGCAAAACAGTTCATGTTAAGAAATGAATACATACTAGTTCGTGTTCAGAGATGAATACATACAAGTTCGTGTTcagaaatgaaaacataaatGTTCACGTTcagaaatgaataaatacatgtTCACGTTcagaaatgaataaatacatgtTCATGTCTAGATTTATATACATGAAAAATACACTCTTATATACAGTAgttaatcaacttcattatttcattaacagccaaattttcacagcaaaatcattatgcgaggtctcttttttttcgattacatgcatgattggaatctatgtgtgtatactataaatgttgtatatatttttaaatggaaattgtcaaataaatattgtttgaaatacatagactacagaatgatgtgtatgtatagtccgatgtgctctctttattgtgagaaaacaatacattggtgtatgtaataaaaaaatctatcaaatacattttaacatatttcaattaattataagcataacatgggaatctttcccgtcccttttattttggaagcaaaacaaaataacgtactaACAATGCAGACGTCATCATTACGATCAAGACCTAacgtccaaacaatgtgaactatttcgtcctttctTTATCTATAGACCAGTCTATTTTACGTCCAACGAAGCCTgatgatagatcatgtaatttaaaattttccattgaaactggtaggtaacaaaggagttccagaagaaaatatttaccttgtgtgaagagaatgtcggagatgagtatataatagatatatcattatcgtggttttgttttaccgcaatcattgaaaattcgctaggaaatcatatattccaaatcattaccgtttaaatccaaatgaaatcaaactgaatgatctattaaacggtcatactcataaatgagttataaatggtgtatcattattttctagaaaaaaaatctctatatcgcgtaatataattataattgaagttagtgaaagcgatatagattaattctctatacacagaacaattacCGGCCGTGTAGTTACCGTTAAAGGAATGTTTTCACCAGCtgttaacacctgtcaatcacatattttaattacaatagagagtatacctatttcgcaatgaccccatcggacccctatggttttttacctgaggggagtatatgttgttatccagaAGGATTTTAGGCTATAGTTGGTCCATGtctactacctgtatctcacatcttactgtagtatattttttttttttgaaataaatagatgaaattacacattttaaatcgcaacaattagtgttcgggtattatttcaataattaataacaaatacacgggataacagctaccgtaattttttaagtaaatataaacttaatattgtgaaattataccctTATGTTTTGGACGACATTCTCATAAATCCTAGCGTAAGACTTTTTACAGCCAATTAATTAGACAATAAATAGTTGAGATACTTGCATCGAATGGGGTCgacagtttacctgatgacacaccataatcaggcacagcctactatagctccgcccacttactctcagatttgttgccacaggtgtgattgacatgtctagATGATTTTTAAAAAGGACATCGTCCAAGTTTTAATCGTTTGCTGATGTCACTGCACGttcatgaaattaatgtaaaggctATAAACAGACGTATAGATTCGCTTGTTATCGttcattgattgatatatttaatcataagacagttacctgtacaatagcaaactcgtagagactcggcaaaaatcagacaccgcagatcgtcagtaccgaccgcagtgtaattagggtgcatgtgatcattcatttatttattaccatatttcgTTCCGTTAACGCATTAAAATCACAGACACATTGTTgacttgaacattacaataagcagacatctgtctccggCCGTATCTTCATCTTCATCGTTTGTTAGATATTATTAGATCGATATACGATAACGTTAAATCTTGTGTTAAGCTAAATGGTAAGTTATCGGCATTTTTTGACTTTCATGTCAGATTATTACAAGGGGAATCGTTGTCccagattttgttttctttattcattAATGATATAGAATCTGAATTAATTAATTCTAATTGTCAAAGTTATCAGTTGCAGTTGATTAACCTGTTCATTTTAATGTACGCTGACGATACTGTCCTGTTTTCAGAAAACACACAAGACCTTCAAAACATGCTAGACTTTTTGCATTCGTATTCTTCACGATGGGATTTAGAGGTAAACCTGGATAAAACTAAAATTGTTGTGTTCAGGAAAAGTAAaagaatgtatcctattgaacgTTGGACATACAATGGTATGCCAATTGAGTTGGCAGATCAATTTTGTTACCTTGGTctgatttttaattataatggtAAATTTACTGTTGCTTTGAATAACTTTGCTATGCAAGGCAGAAAAGCTTACTTCTTGTTAAACAGGAAAATGAAAAGATTCATGTTAAATTGTGAAACCAAATTGTcattatttgatacatatatgtCATGTTTACTGAACTATGGATGTGAAGTTTGGGGATTTTGTCCGGCACCAGAGTTAGAGAAAATACACTTACTGTTCTTAAAAAATGTACTTGGTATAAAAAAAAGATCGCCAATTCTTCCATGGTCTACTCTGAGCTTGGGCGTTTCCCTTTACAAATCAAGATTTCTGTTCTAAAATATTGGATTAAACTTCTGAATACGgataattgtgttttaaaatcatgttataaTGAACTTGTAGAGCTTAACGTAACAAAGCCAAGATGTAAAATGAATCTCATGTATCATGTAAAGCATGAGCTTAGTAGTTTCGGATTCTATGACGTCTGGTTGTCCAAGTGTGTTCctaatgaaaaacattttttgctGTTATACACACAACGGGTGCATGATATTTTTATCCAAGAGTTGAGAAACAATTTCGAAAATTCTTCTTAATGTATTTTGTATCGGCATATTGTAGATCGATTTGAATTGCAGTTGTATCTCACGAAGTcttttaaatttagaaatgtACTTACTAAGTATAGGATACAAGCACAGGATTTAAGTGTTGAAACTGGTAGATACCAAGGTATTCCCAGAGCCCAAAGACTGTGTGTATTATGTAATAGAAGGGAAGTTGAAGATGAAactcattttatattattatgtcCAGTTTATTCAGAGTTGAGAAGTGTGTACATCAAGCCGTATTTTTATCGCCGCCCTTCTGTATTCAAGTTAACTGAATTGTATGCAAGTAAAACTGTTACAACTTTAAGAAAGTTCAGTAAATATCTAATGCATGCTTCGTCCAAAAGAATATCTCTACTCAATAACTGAATTTTGCGTTAGATAGTATTTGTCAAGTTTCGTTATTTTGCTTGCTTTAGAGAGTGTGTTATATGCATGTGTGTGATGGtatgaattataattatatcggtTGTGTTCTCCGCCatcttgttcaaatgaattttaatgtaagtttatgtattatgtaattccTATATGTTGTGCTACATTCggaaataaactaaactaaaaagtatttattaccatatttcgTTCCCACTGTGTGCGAACTCAACTGTACGGCTACCGGATGTTGCGATAGCTGAAGCGAGGCGGTAAGATAAAAAGCAGAGAGTGAGGTAAGTTTTAAAGCTGAAATTAAGTAgttaaattatgtattttacatacCCCAGCGTTACGGTGTCTCCTAAATGAACTCTTGATATTATGTAGATTTATAAGTTAAAAATACACATGTTAAATGATACTTTTATGTCAAAACTCTGCGTGAAATCAGCTGTCGATGTGACTGTCGCATCAAATTTGCacattttacagataaacaCGGATAATATATAACTTTCTGACTGTTTGAGTAGAAACATATACATCTCGTGCgttaacaatgacattcagCATGATTCTGTCTTTACTACATTTTGCAAAATATCGAAATAAACTTCGCATCGACTGTACGGGTTGTAATACAAACAAGTCTAGGATTGTGTACGGTCTATAGCGATGTGATTGGACGGTGTGTTGTGATTTATGTATGCACAAAGATTTTGGCCTggtaatgtttttttatgaagggacttttgtccactttttgattagtgtgagggggcttttgtcctaggggatgattacatgtagttactccataccgattcatatttcaggtaaattttatcgcatGAGTCAGCACCGATGAGTCCTGCTGATCCTCTGTGATCCTCTGTCCCGATCGCGGAGGTTCAACGCGGCACGCTTGGTCACCTCaatctttgatgatttaaccccGGTGATTGATCGGCATAATTGGCCTATCACCAGGAAACACAGTGATTGTTTCTCCATGTACACTCGTCACCATAAGTCGCGGGGGAAAGGGTAGAAGTATTAAAAGCTAAGATTCTTACTGTATTAGCAGTAATGATAAAACAATGAACAACTTTGCATCACAGAACTCacaaacaaacttaaattggctacgttttttttctattgaaattGAAGTATACAATAACTTGATGTAAGCCTGAAATactctatataaatgtactaaCACCTGTACAATGTCAACATATTGATAACTGGTCTTCGTTTTACATGCAGTGGTTGTTGTTGACACACTATACTGTTACTTCCATCAGCAGCTACTTGTTCATACTGGCGTGTGTTTTAGTCAGACCCAATCTTGCAATTGCATCGCAACGTATTGTTTTTCTATCAAATTTTCCATTTCCTACCTCTGGAAAGGCTTGAAACTGCAAAAAGTAGGTCGGTATTTCGCTAAGATTGTTCTGAGTTTGCTCCTTGAAAAGTTTCTGCTCGAAGAACTTTTTCACGTCTTCTGGGTTAAGCTGCCCGGAcgacacaaaacacacacaaacttCTTCAAGTAGTCTTTTATCAGGTACAGGTACCACACAAACGTCTTTGATCGACGCCATCTCCCTTAAAAGAGACTCCAACGTTCCCGGGTATATATCTTTGCAGCCTCTAGATATGACATCAGCTTCTCGCCCCACAATAACGAGATTTCCATTCCGTGACATTTTACCAAGATCCCCTGTTCTGTACCATTTCTCTTCTGTAAAAACCTTCTTTGTAAGCTCCGGATTTCCATCATATTTTTTCATTGCATATGGTGAACGGACCTGAATTTTGCCTATCAGTCCTTTCTCGATTGGTACATCTTGTTGATCTACGATTCTGATTTCTACTCCAGGAATGGGCCTTCCAACGTCTCCTGCTTTTAGAGGTTCATTCACATCAGTAGAACTGTAAACAGCTAATGGACAGCATTCCACAGAACTATATATAATCATCAGTTTTTGACAAAATCGTCCTATGACTCCCATGTAGAAGTTGTCAATCATCTGACCAGTTACGACGATGCTTCGGACCCTGAATCCGTCCTCCGTTACATATTTGGGTAGGTCCAGTAAATCATTGATTACAAAAGGCTGGAGCCATGCATCTGTGCATTTCTCTTCTTTCAAAATCTGCCAAATAAAGCCAGCATTCGCGCTATTCATTGTTATATCTGACCCTAACATTACCGAGGGTTGACCTTGAACGATAATATATGGAACAATTTTCGACATCCAGCTGAAAACTTTTTCGTTGAAATTATCTTGTGGTAGTTTATCGCATACGGAGTATTTGCTTGAGGGACAGTTTATGAAGGTGAAGTGAGAATGACGAACAATCTTTGATTTTCCAGTACTCCCAGATGTTGGAAGGAGTATCGCGTCGTCTTCTGGGTAAATCGTTGGCAGTTCGATTTGATACAGTTGAAGTGATTGTATATGTTCTAAAGTTTCCGACATGTTAACATCTGTTTTTCTGAGATATGTAACCTTAATATCAGTGCTGTTTGTTTGCGCATTGCGCTGATCCAGCATAGCTTTTACAGGGGGAAGAAAACAGTTATCTTTGCCACAATCCACCAACATGACCTTTGCCTTTAGAAGTTGAATTTGTGCCATGACATCTTGTGCCGTTTTAAGATTAATGTTGGCATTCCATATAATAGCTCCTGCTAACATTATTCCCAATGATCCAATAGCCTTCTCTAGAGAATTTGGACCTACCAGGCCTACTGTGTCACCTCTCTTGACTCCCTGTGTCACCAGATATCTTGCCAGCTGTTCAGCTTGTTGATACAGTCTGGCGTTGGTCAAACTATACCTTGACCCGTCCAGTTCTCTGATTATTAATATTTCTTGATTTGGACGTAAGCAAGCATTCTCTCGAGCGATCTGGGTAACCGTGGTGTAGATGTAGGGCCTGACAGGCGGAGTGTGGAGATAACTGAGATTGGACACAGCAGTCATATCCTTACTCTGAAAGGAAGTAAACAAGATTGGTTAAAATATCAACAGGACGTTGCTTCTACActttaatacaaattaaaagTGAAGCAAGGATGAATTTAATTAATCTTTCATTTAGGACTCATCAGCAGTGCATTACTTTTGTCAGGAACTGAAAATAACATCATACTTTATTGCTAGTAAAGAGTTAAATAGTTTAGGGCCCAACAATAATTAAACTACATAACACAGCtgtttaggactcgtcagtaatgtaaaTGAGCTACAGTGAAGACGCGTTGGAGAAATCGTAAGAAATGCAAAAAGAAgtgtcaaaatatcaaaacattaatgGAGTGGTGCAAAAGAAAAACACGGCCTGTTTTAATGTGATAGTAATCTAATCTTGTTTTAAACAGGCATTTCCATTTGCTTAAAAATTCAAGTTATCAGTCCATAACGTAATGAATTACGTCGCCGTTTCTAACATCGCTTTTGATTGGCGGATGGTGCCGCGTAATGATTTTAGCAGAAAAGTGTCAATCAATAAAGTTAATTTTTGCAGGGTGtagataaaataataatgattaatttgaatatacattttgtatataatagatTTATAATATAAGAAGAGTAAAGCGCTTCGCGGTTGATAAAGAGAAACACTtcgtttgttttggtttgttttttgtgctttttagttttttttgtgttttttttttttgttttttttttaataaaaatacatttaagtTAATTATAGGTAACATGAATGAAAAACAATTGCAAAAACAGACTACAAAGCACCATTTGGCTTTTACTTCCATTCGGATTAGTCATAAATTGTAAGAGGCTAAATTATTGATTCTCGGTGGGCGACTCATCGAAGGTTGAAAAATTGGATTGGTGAGGGTTTTACTGTGATGATAAAGAGAATAACATCTGTATGTGTGTAAtgatttaaggattaacatcaattatttttttctgttatacagtcataacagaaaaaactggagtgtactctaaataaaccgcgaagcggtttatgaagagagtacactgcatttttgtatgttatgactgtataacagaaaaaataattaatgttaattcttataatttaatttcgtcttatacacaacaagatatttcactttctttggtgaactcttttctgtgataaattattacgcaacgtcatcagccaatcaaaaatgacgttacatttcacaacgtcaaaaattttgttatggaggtataacaaaattatttcagccaatgaaaatgtttgtttcatacaaaattaaattatatatcaataaaccATTCAGACAGATTATTATTACTTTAAGATTTAACAGTAAATTCAACAGAATAATGCTGTGGAGTATATGCTTTACTGTGTAACTGTAGTATACACTTATATAGCAATGGTATAATGTAAGGTTGTATTGATAAAAACTGCTTAACAAAAAAACGCATTAATAATAATGTGTTATATCACGAAAATAGTCGTGTATACATTTTCCGGACTTTGTCAACGCAGACAACAATTGTTTTTGATAAACTTTGTTGACTAATATTAGGCATAATTAATCAACTCATTTAAACAGATAAAAATCTATACATCTTCACacaccaaccaaccaaccaacctaaggaaatgaaatgaaaagaaaaaaaaacgcaTTGAGAAATTGTCTGGTTAACgggaaattaaaaaagaaattatagaatgttttatatgataatgtaacGTTTAGTAATCTTATCATGTTACAAATATAATTTCGCCCGATGTTCTAATTTTGCGGATATCTTGTAAACTCTGCACCAACAAAGAATAGATATCGTGCGCATATTGTCATTTTGTAACGCGGTGTAATCTTACaactttaaattattttttcattttaattttttcatatCCTTGAATGAATCAACAATCCtccattttatatattttattcccAAGTTTACTTGACAGGAGTTTTACATAAGCACATACTACCAACGTCCAATGTGCCTTGTATTTATTTTACGCTCACGCGACTTTGATTTTCAatcttaattaataaatattagTACAATGAAAAGGCCTACTGGCTTTTTCCtagaaataaatataataagcAGAATTTTAATTTTACGGAAGCTTTTAAcatgaacaaataaattaaatcGGATTAACGCtaaagtttttttctttaacaGCAATTTCAAAATCGATATGAGTTGTTATGGAAACCAAACAAGATATTGTGTAGAtgtataagttatatatctgatgttACTCTTAATGTTCCATAAACAAAAGATATGTTTAAAGTAATGATAGCCAGACTACTTTAATGTAACCTGAGTTACAGAGAAAGTCATTGTATAAACAATAATCATATACATGATGAATATATCGTAATTAAGCGAACAGTCACGAGTACTGAGACTGATTGCATTATCATATTGTCATCCAACTCCGTAAACTGAATTATCGACAAAGTTTATCATCAGAAATACGCTGCAATGACACCTAACCTATTACATAGGGCTAGTTTACGTTTTCATTGACTTTAGGTCGGGTTTGATTTCCTGATCTAAATATCTAAATCCGTACCTCATGACGTCTTATGTCACATATGTTAACACTCATATCTATCACCTACCACATATATGATCTGTACATATGCAGTTACTTTACCTCCACAGAACTGGTTAAGTTTGAATATAGAAAGTCCTACTGGTGCTGCTCTTCGTAAGTCGTTGGCTGACTGGACTGCCAATTCGGTTACATTACCACAATATCAGTCACTGGTTAAATACTTATTCATACTATAGATCGATTAACATTGCAATTTATAGAATCTGGAATCGGCTGTTTACTTATTCAGGAAACACGCGGTCggaacacaaacaaatacatgtgTGTCATAAAATAGTTGCATTTTTTTAGGATTCAAAAGAATTAATTCACTGTTAaaaatctagaaaaaaatacaaaagattTTGTACACAAAATGACatgaaaaaaagtaataaaaaccTATAACGGcgtttttttaatgttttcttgTTCTTTGTAATCACTATATTAACACTAACACAAAGTCAATATTAAATCTGTGTTCTGAGGGAATGTAGTTTGATGTATTCACCAATAAAACCTTTTCAGTGTGTTTTTATCGTCTTATAGTTGTGGATAGATTTTAGAAAAGATTAGTTGTTTCATAGACTAGATTAAGTTACGCATGTGTTTTTTGCTTTGctttgctttattttttattttaatctgtTGTAGTCTGTCGTGAAGAATCGTTATAAACCGCTAATATAGGATTATTTATTGCAATTTTGGACAAATATGGATATTTATCAAACTGATCAAACACTCGTATCACTCgtatttttcactcgtgctctGCACTCATGATGCtttcgatattctgtcataaaccattcaatatcatttatttatttgatacattaGATTTATCAATAATGTGCAACACCTAATGTTTTTAACAAAACTGTGAAAATATTTATTCCGGGGATCATTTCTAcaaggttcacttcccttcatcagtaaATTTAAGCAACAAAATCACAATCAATCATTATAATGACGTTATTGACATTTCATACTACATGGTCCAGGGTCCAGTTGTTAAAAATGGTGATTAGCCTAATCAGTTAGTTAGTAAAAATCTTATTTCTCCCTCACTTCAAATCTTGAGTGTGTGTATTCCTAAAAATAGGCAGGTAGGAAGTGACTGACTAGCGTTATAGTTTCATGAAAGTAAGttttatcaaaaatgattttatcatgATTTGTAAATTGTCGTTTAACTGTGAATAGCCTTATCACTCTTTAAACAACTGGACCCAGATGTTAATTGCATAATTTTATAACTCAAAAGAAGGAATTCAAGTTCAACGGACTAGGACGAGCTATATAACTGATTTTTCGGTAACTGACGAATGAGGGTAAATCTTTGATAACATGAATATGTAACGACTGCAGCATTGTTATTTATTCATACATTGTAAAGGAATGTCCCGGAAGTAATGTGGCTGTGCCATGCAGTCATTTCGCTACTCCAACATAGCGATAACAGATTAAATCttaacatatataaattatatcaaatcaAGTCAATATGCTTGTTTTTGAATTGATCTCAGTCACGTGTTTACAGGATTGTACCTAAGACGTACATTTCAATCTTTAAAGATTGTGCTAAGTACGTGTGAACACCGCCTTTAAAAGCAAACTTAGTGAAAAGATTGTGTGCACATCATACATTTGTTTCACTCTTCTAAATTTCGTCAGTGGTGTTTGAGGCTTCATAAAGCTTTTTTGCCTTTTCGGAGTCGCCATGAGGTTATTGTCTTGCAGCTAGATTAACGACACAAATACACGGACAACCGTTATAATCCATTCCAACACGATTGTGACACATTAGAAATAAATCTCATTGCAACCAATGTTTGATGAAACTTAAACTGTAACACTCGGTAAACTACACCGGTCGAAAAACGCCGTCATATTGATTGTTAGGTAACATGTTTTCACGCCAAGTGTCcaaatgtgacgtcacatacAGATATTCCATTGTGTAATCGCCTGTGGTCACTTGGGTTCTATTAATTTGGCAGACttgattttcaatttctttGCCTTAACATCGACAGTGTCCTACTTATAAAACGGTCATTATGCAgaaatcagaaaataaaaatgcaGTATCATTGACCgactttttttcttaaaaattccaaaaatgaataaaactcGTATCATCAcctaaaaaaatgatatttttaataattttaataatatacatgtatttaaatattgatgtattttaatAATATCTTAATAATTTCTAGTTTCAAAGGAGTACCCCCTATGAATCTAAAAAGATATGGACATCAAAGCTGATGATTAATTTCCgtaattgtttttttcaaatctaaaacatgtttaatatacaattttacTTATTTCACGAGGAATTCTTTTGGAAGTCAGTGGTCGTGTTATGACGTAACGTTTGTTCGCGCCATTTACGATATTTTCCATAGAGGTATGGGGAAAAAAGGCTCAACCAATTAGAAAGTTGCATTCTGcttacaaacaatggaaaattaatcgTATGAAGGGGGAATGAATGAAACACTCTGTTACAAGCAAGCACGTACCTTAGTCCTCTTTTGGTTCTGGTGTGTGTAGTTTTTGGAGACAGGAATCGGACGtagggtgtacatgtatctggaCATTTTATTAACGTGTTGAGACTGAAGTGTTCAGTCTTAAAAAACGAGGAAACAG
This genomic stretch from Pecten maximus chromosome 13, xPecMax1.1, whole genome shotgun sequence harbors:
- the LOC117340695 gene encoding medium-chain acyl-CoA ligase ACSF2, mitochondrial-like; its protein translation is MTAVSNLSYLHTPPVRPYIYTTVTQIARENACLRPNQEILIIRELDGSRYSLTNARLYQQAEQLARYLVTQGVKRGDTVGLVGPNSLEKAIGSLGIMLAGAIIWNANINLKTAQDVMAQIQLLKAKVMLVDCGKDNCFLPPVKAMLDQRNAQTNSTDIKVTYLRKTDVNMSETLEHIQSLQLYQIELPTIYPEDDAILLPTSGSTGKSKIVRHSHFTFINCPSSKYSVCDKLPQDNFNEKVFSWMSKIVPYIIVQGQPSVMLGSDITMNSANAGFIWQILKEEKCTDAWLQPFVINDLLDLPKYVTEDGFRVRSIVVTGQMIDNFYMGVIGRFCQKLMIIYSSVECCPLAVYSSTDVNEPLKAGDVGRPIPGVEIRIVDQQDVPIEKGLIGKIQVRSPYAMKKYDGNPELTKKVFTEEKWYRTGDLGKMSRNGNLVIVGREADVISRGCKDIYPGTLESLLREMASIKDVCVVPVPDKRLLEEVCVCFVSSGQLNPEDVKKFFEQKLFKEQTQNNLSEIPTYFLQFQAFPEVGNGKFDRKTIRCDAIARLGLTKTHASMNK